A single region of the Yersinia entomophaga genome encodes:
- the fecD gene encoding Fe(3+) dicitrate ABC transporter permease subunit FecD, which produces MKRPFITLILLPALVLLTLLLSLRYGTHTLSFSQMRMAFLPADDNYFPLVEYRLPRALLAMMVGAALALSGVLVQGVIRNPLASPDILGVNHAAGLASVSALMLFPALSVLWLPPIAFMGGVLAFMLLRVCAGQSAALKLALTGVALTAFYASLTDYLMLSHPLEINNALLWLTGSLWGRGWSFVLVIAPWLVILLPLSLWFCRDLDVMALGENSASTLGISVRRVQSLVLILAVALAAISVAVCGPIGFIGLVAPHLTRKLVGGRHLLLIPAAMLVGALILLWADLLARTLHPPLELPAGVLTAVIGAPYFFWLLMRNR; this is translated from the coding sequence ATGAAGCGCCCATTCATCACGTTGATACTGCTGCCGGCGTTGGTATTGCTGACATTGTTGCTGTCACTGCGTTATGGCACCCACACTTTGAGTTTCAGCCAGATGCGCATGGCTTTTCTTCCGGCAGACGACAACTATTTTCCGCTCGTCGAATACCGTTTGCCTCGTGCGCTGCTGGCAATGATGGTTGGCGCGGCGCTGGCATTGTCCGGTGTATTAGTTCAGGGGGTGATTCGCAATCCATTGGCGTCACCGGATATTTTAGGGGTGAATCATGCCGCAGGGCTGGCGTCGGTTAGCGCCTTGATGCTATTTCCCGCTCTATCGGTACTGTGGTTGCCGCCGATTGCTTTCATGGGCGGCGTATTGGCGTTTATGCTACTTCGCGTCTGCGCGGGTCAATCCGCCGCGTTAAAACTGGCGCTAACTGGCGTGGCTCTGACCGCTTTTTACGCCAGTCTGACCGATTATCTGATGCTGTCACATCCGCTGGAAATCAATAACGCGCTGTTATGGCTGACCGGCAGTTTGTGGGGGAGAGGCTGGTCATTTGTTCTGGTTATTGCTCCCTGGCTGGTCATCCTGTTGCCGCTTAGCCTGTGGTTTTGTCGCGATCTGGACGTGATGGCGCTGGGAGAGAATAGTGCGTCAACGCTGGGCATTTCGGTACGGCGCGTACAATCGCTGGTATTAATATTGGCAGTAGCGCTGGCGGCTATCAGCGTGGCTGTATGCGGCCCGATTGGATTTATCGGGTTGGTCGCCCCTCATTTGACCCGAAAACTAGTCGGTGGGCGTCATTTGCTGCTGATTCCCGCGGCAATGTTGGTGGGGGCGCTTATCCTCCTATGGGCCGATCTACTGGCCAGAACGCTACATCCTCCCCTTGAACTGCCAGCCGGCGTATTAACCGCGGTGATTGGCGCTCCTTATTTTTTCTGGCTTTTGATGAGAAACCGCTGA
- the fecC gene encoding iron-dicitrate ABC transporter permease FecC, which yields MLIKRLFIGWRWALPLLVLALGFWLTLFCRSAVPIAPLEALRALFPGAPATLAQALVLNLRLPRSLVAMLLGASLALAGSLLQTLTRNPLASPSLLGINAGASLAMVVVSALSPQLFSGFSIALAAALGGGISWGVVMLLGGGWQQAGDRSRLVLAGVAVSALCAALAKATLILSEDQAYSILNWLAGGVAHARWPEFWHLFPFTLIVAPLALLLASRLNVLQVSDESAHSLGVNLPRLRLLINLMVLLLVGACVSVAGPLAFIGLLIPHMARGWIGYDLRRMLPVSMIMGATLMLLADLLARVLAWPGEIPAGAVLALIGAPVFIWLVRSRT from the coding sequence ATGCTAATAAAACGCCTTTTTATCGGGTGGCGCTGGGCATTGCCACTGTTGGTATTAGCGCTTGGTTTCTGGCTCACGTTGTTTTGCCGCTCGGCCGTGCCGATTGCGCCGTTAGAGGCGCTGCGCGCTTTGTTTCCGGGTGCGCCGGCAACCTTGGCGCAGGCTTTGGTGCTGAATCTCCGCTTGCCGCGCAGTCTGGTCGCCATGCTGTTGGGTGCCAGTCTGGCTCTGGCGGGTAGTCTGCTGCAAACGCTGACCCGCAACCCGCTGGCTTCCCCCTCATTATTGGGGATTAATGCCGGAGCCTCGCTGGCGATGGTAGTGGTTAGCGCTCTTAGCCCGCAGCTGTTTTCTGGCTTTAGCATTGCTTTGGCTGCCGCCTTAGGTGGAGGTATCAGCTGGGGCGTTGTTATGCTACTTGGCGGCGGCTGGCAGCAGGCAGGTGACCGTAGCCGGCTGGTTCTGGCGGGCGTTGCGGTATCGGCACTATGTGCTGCTCTGGCCAAAGCAACGCTGATTTTGTCTGAAGATCAGGCCTACAGCATACTCAACTGGCTAGCCGGTGGCGTTGCTCATGCGCGCTGGCCGGAGTTTTGGCATTTATTCCCCTTCACGCTGATCGTGGCTCCACTGGCGTTGCTGCTTGCTAGCCGCTTGAATGTATTGCAGGTCAGCGATGAAAGCGCTCACTCACTTGGAGTGAACCTTCCTCGTTTGCGATTATTAATTAATCTGATGGTATTGCTGCTGGTGGGCGCCTGCGTGAGCGTAGCTGGGCCGCTGGCCTTTATTGGCTTGTTGATACCCCATATGGCGCGAGGTTGGATCGGTTATGACCTACGCCGTATGCTGCCTGTCAGCATGATCATGGGGGCTACGCTGATGTTACTGGCGGATTTACTGGCGCGAGTGCTGGCGTGGCCGGGCGAAATCCCCGCCGGTGCAGTGTTGGCTTTGATTGGTGCGCCGGTCTTTATCTGGTTGGTCAGGAGCCGAACATGA
- a CDS encoding Fe(3+) dicitrate ABC transporter substrate-binding protein FecB, with the protein MSFISRLAIPVCLMCLCLGNAGAVTVQDQQGAFTFNGMASRVVVLELSFVDALALVEVSPVGVADDNDPERILPEVRQRIQPWQSVGTRSQPSLEAIAALKPDLIIADSSRHGGIYAALKGIAPTLMLKSRNETYSENLESAAIIGEVLGKNALMQPRLAEHHQRMQAFAGQLPEGEKVVFGTSREQQFNLHSRESYTGSVLTALGLIVPEPVNKQALANISLEQLLAIDPEWLIVAHYRQESIVRQWQKDPLWQVMKAAQQNHVAAVDSNTWARMRGVFAAEHIASDAVAILHHRSRNETP; encoded by the coding sequence ATGTCTTTTATCTCACGATTGGCCATTCCCGTGTGTCTGATGTGTTTATGTCTAGGCAACGCCGGAGCTGTGACGGTGCAGGATCAGCAGGGCGCTTTTACTTTCAATGGCATGGCTTCCCGGGTTGTGGTTTTGGAATTGTCATTTGTGGACGCTTTAGCCTTAGTTGAAGTTAGCCCGGTAGGCGTAGCGGACGATAACGATCCCGAAAGAATATTGCCGGAGGTACGCCAGCGCATTCAGCCGTGGCAGTCGGTTGGAACACGTTCACAGCCGAGTCTGGAAGCTATTGCGGCTTTAAAACCGGATTTAATCATCGCGGACAGCAGCCGCCACGGTGGTATTTATGCTGCGTTAAAAGGCATTGCGCCGACGCTGATGCTTAAGTCTCGCAATGAAACCTACAGTGAAAATCTGGAATCAGCGGCGATAATCGGTGAAGTGTTGGGGAAAAATGCCTTAATGCAGCCGCGCTTGGCCGAACATCATCAACGTATGCAGGCTTTTGCCGGCCAGTTGCCGGAAGGTGAAAAAGTGGTATTCGGTACTTCCCGCGAACAGCAGTTCAATCTGCACAGCCGTGAATCTTACACTGGCAGCGTTTTGACCGCTTTGGGCCTGATCGTGCCTGAACCCGTGAATAAGCAGGCGCTCGCCAATATTAGTCTCGAACAGCTATTAGCGATCGATCCAGAATGGCTGATCGTCGCGCATTATCGTCAGGAAAGTATTGTAAGACAGTGGCAGAAAGATCCGCTGTGGCAGGTGATGAAAGCGGCACAGCAAAATCATGTTGCTGCGGTAGATAGCAATACCTGGGCGCGTATGCGCGGGGTTTTTGCCGCAGAGCATATCGCCAGTGACGCCGTGGCCATTTTGCATCATCGGTCAAGAAACGAAACGCCATGA
- the fecA gene encoding TonB-dependent Fe(3+) dicitrate receptor FecA: MSISSRAGVFGIFSKATPLAIAIHCTLIPAAMLAPVMATAASATASYHIAPGDLDTALNLFASQSEITLSVDSSLTRGKRSEGLNGNYSVNSGLHALLSGSGLRSKALGGNAFTLEPEVSANADTLTVVGDWLGDARENDIFEHAGARDVVRRAEFAKTGATTVREVLNRMPGVNAPENNGTGSHDMAMNFGIRGLNPRLASRSTVLMDGIPVPFAPYGQPQLSLAPVSLGNLDAVDVVRGGGAVRYGPQSVGGVVNFVTRAIPQDFGLSAGMEGALSPTSSQNDPKGTGNLMIGGTADNGLGAALLYSGTRGSDWREHSSTKIDDVMLKTRYAPNDVHTFNSLLQYYEGRAEMPGGLSRAAYNADPFQSTRPYDEFWGRRQLASLGYQYQPDQQHKFNIQSFYTYTLRSGYLNQGKNITLSPREYWVRGIEPRYSQSFTLGSSAHEVGIGYRFVSESTHELRYTSLASSGKLPTTSSPFDRDTQSGTQAHAWYIDDRIDIGDWTITPGIRYERIQSYQNNYIKNTKQDISYNAPLPALNVVYHLNDAWNIYANTEGSFGTVQYSQIGKAVDSGKIEPEKARTWELGTRFDNDIVKAEVGLFLINFDNQYDSNQVTDSVTARGKTRHSGLESQVRYDLADLSPALDNLSAYASYAYVNAIIREEGANRGNQVPFSPKNKGTLGLDYSPGSWTFNLNSEFQSSQFADNANTVKESVDGSNGRIPGFMLWGARANYNFGPQMANLNLAVGVKNIFDHHYFTRAYDDNNKGMYVGQPRTLYLQGSVKF; the protein is encoded by the coding sequence ATGTCCATTTCTTCACGCGCAGGCGTTTTTGGCATTTTTAGCAAGGCAACACCATTGGCAATCGCCATTCATTGCACGTTAATTCCAGCGGCGATGCTGGCACCGGTAATGGCGACGGCGGCTTCTGCCACCGCGAGCTATCACATTGCACCGGGTGATCTCGATACCGCATTGAATCTGTTTGCCAGTCAGTCTGAGATCACTTTGTCAGTGGATTCCTCACTGACTCGCGGCAAACGTAGCGAAGGCCTAAACGGCAATTATTCGGTGAATAGCGGTTTACACGCTTTGTTATCGGGTAGTGGTTTACGGAGTAAAGCGCTGGGCGGCAATGCTTTCACGCTGGAGCCTGAGGTCTCAGCTAACGCAGATACTCTGACCGTAGTCGGTGATTGGTTAGGGGATGCGCGTGAAAATGACATTTTTGAACACGCCGGGGCGCGTGATGTCGTGCGCCGCGCAGAGTTTGCTAAAACGGGTGCGACTACCGTTCGTGAGGTTTTAAACCGTATGCCGGGGGTGAATGCGCCGGAAAACAATGGCACTGGCAGCCATGATATGGCGATGAACTTCGGTATTCGTGGCCTTAATCCGCGTTTAGCCAGTCGTTCTACCGTGCTGATGGACGGTATTCCCGTTCCTTTTGCCCCTTACGGCCAGCCTCAGCTTTCCCTTGCACCGGTTTCGCTGGGTAATCTGGATGCGGTCGATGTGGTGCGCGGCGGCGGTGCCGTGCGTTACGGGCCGCAAAGCGTTGGCGGCGTGGTTAACTTCGTGACTCGCGCTATTCCGCAGGATTTTGGCCTCTCAGCGGGCATGGAAGGCGCACTGAGCCCGACATCGAGCCAGAATGATCCCAAAGGCACCGGAAATCTGATGATTGGCGGCACGGCGGATAACGGTCTGGGAGCGGCGCTGCTGTATTCTGGCACTCGCGGTAGCGACTGGCGAGAACACAGTTCCACCAAAATCGACGATGTGATGTTGAAAACGCGCTATGCGCCAAACGATGTACATACTTTCAATAGCTTACTGCAATATTATGAAGGTCGGGCTGAAATGCCGGGCGGTTTGTCACGTGCGGCTTATAACGCCGACCCTTTCCAGTCAACGCGTCCTTACGACGAATTCTGGGGCCGTCGCCAGCTCGCGAGTCTGGGTTACCAATATCAACCGGATCAACAGCATAAGTTTAATATCCAGAGCTTCTATACCTACACCTTACGCAGTGGCTATCTCAATCAGGGCAAAAATATCACCCTGTCACCGCGCGAATATTGGGTTCGTGGTATTGAACCGCGTTATAGCCAAAGCTTCACATTGGGCTCGTCCGCCCATGAAGTGGGTATCGGCTATCGTTTCGTTAGCGAATCAACCCATGAATTGCGCTACACCAGTTTAGCCAGCAGTGGAAAATTACCGACTACCAGCAGCCCGTTTGACCGGGATACTCAGTCCGGAACTCAGGCTCACGCCTGGTATATCGATGACCGTATTGATATTGGTGATTGGACGATTACGCCGGGGATACGCTATGAGCGTATTCAGTCTTATCAGAATAACTACATTAAGAATACTAAGCAGGACATCAGCTACAACGCGCCTCTGCCCGCTCTGAATGTGGTTTATCACCTGAATGATGCCTGGAATATCTATGCTAATACCGAAGGTTCCTTCGGTACGGTGCAGTACAGCCAAATCGGAAAAGCCGTGGATAGCGGCAAAATTGAGCCGGAAAAAGCGCGCACATGGGAATTGGGGACGCGCTTCGATAACGACATCGTGAAAGCGGAAGTCGGACTGTTCCTGATTAACTTTGATAATCAGTATGATTCCAATCAGGTGACTGATAGCGTGACCGCTCGCGGTAAAACCCGCCACAGCGGTTTGGAAAGTCAGGTGCGCTACGATCTGGCGGATTTATCTCCCGCATTGGATAACCTTTCGGCCTACGCCAGCTATGCCTATGTGAATGCGATAATCCGTGAAGAAGGTGCTAACCGCGGTAATCAGGTGCCGTTCTCACCTAAAAACAAAGGCACGCTGGGGCTGGATTATTCACCGGGTAGTTGGACGTTTAACCTAAATAGCGAGTTCCAGTCCAGCCAGTTTGCGGACAATGCCAATACTGTGAAAGAAAGCGTGGACGGCAGTAACGGGCGAATTCCTGGATTCATGCTGTGGGGCGCTCGCGCCAATTACAACTTTGGCCCGCAAATGGCCAACCTGAATCTGGCGGTGGGCGTGAAGAATATCTTCGATCACCATTACTTCACCCGCGCCTATGACGATAACAACAAAGGAATGTATGTCGGCCAGCCGCGTACCCTTTATCTGCAAGGTTCGGTGAAATTCTAA